CCTGATGAAAGATTATGCAGAGTATTTTGTTGAGAAAAAAGTAGTGAAAGATACGGCAACAACAGATAATTTCGATTATTATGGGGAAGTTCCGTCTACCGCGGATTTCCTTAAAGATGTGATTGCTAACCGTTATTTCCTTCAGGGAGAGGACGGAAAATCTTTCCTTATGAATAACAAACTTTCGGATCTCCAATATAACCCGAATTCAAGTTTGGTAAAAAGTGTGGAAGAGTTTTACAGAAAACCTAACAAAACGCAGTTTGAACAGCAAATCATTGCAAAAAACATGGATAGTGTAGGAAATGTAGATGCATTCTTCAGCACCATTTACGGAGACAGAGCGATGAGACTTGCCGACTTTGAAAAAGCAAAAGCGTATTACGAAAAAGCAAAAAGCTTTGCCGGTATTCCAAGACAAAATTATGACTGGAATGAAAAAAGCGGTCAAACCATCACCCCAAAACAATATACTCCTGCCGAATACAACGGATTTAAAAATATTTCAAATCTTGTATTCGGGCATAATGTGTGGGAAAGCTTCGGAAGTGCTGATACCGAAAGTATGAAAGCAGAAAACTATACTGATTTCCCTTTCATCAAAACAAGCATGGATAAACTTGAACTGGCAGATGCACTGATTCAACTGAAAAAGATTGGAAACGGAACAGGTGAAAAAGCTGCAAAAGCCAATCAGCTTGTAGGAAACTTACTGTACAATACTTCTATTTTAGGATATTACCGTGAATTGTTTGTCATGGATATTGACAACAGCAACGGAGGAAAATACGACTTCTGGAATACAGACAGAAAGAATCCTTACAAGTATTATTATAAAAACTTCCTGGACACGTCTTATATTGAGCCTGATAATTTTGATCTGAGCATCAATTACTATCAAAAGGCACTTAAACTTTCCAACAACAAGGAAGAAAAAGCAAGAATCTTATTCCAGATGGCTAGTGCCGAACAGGGTAAATATTACCAGTATGAAGCTAAAGCTCCAAAAGATTTTGATTATTCTGATCCAAAATGGTCAGAGAAAGAAGATGCCCGTCAAAAAGAAATGGATAATCTTAAAAATCAAAAATACAGAACCTATTTTGCTCAGTTGAAAGCTCAGTATTCTGATACTGAAACAACGAAGAACCTGATGGGAAGCTGTAGTTATTTCAGCTATTTTATGAGATAACAGTTTTAAACTCAATAAAAAAAGGAATCATTTAGATTCCTTTTTTTGCTCCTGCTTCTGCATCCATTCTTCATGTTTTCTTTTAAAGAACTCATATTTATAATCCTGATTTCTCTGGGCAGCGTCAATGGAATGGGAAGTATGAATATCCGCATCTTTTTTAGCAAGTTCACCCAGTTTCTCATAATAGATGTGAAGCTGATCCAATTCTGCTTCTGTAAGATCTTCAATATCTACAATTCGGTTGCTTGCTTTTTCATGGGCAGCAATAAGTTCATTCAATTTGATTTGTATTGCTTTTGAGTCTTTATTCTGGGCTTTTTGAATCAAAAATACCATCAAAAAGGTAATGATTGTCGTTCCGGTATTAATTACCAACTGCCAGGTTTCAGAGTAGTCAAAGAAAGGACCGGAAACTGCCCATACCAAAACGATAAGAAAAGCCCCAACAAAAGCATAGGCACTTCCTGTAAATTTTACAGCCCAGTTTGAAAATTTCTCAAAAAAACTAT
The nucleotide sequence above comes from Chryseobacterium sp. 7. Encoded proteins:
- a CDS encoding low affinity iron permease family protein — protein: MSHKGNSFFEKFSNWAVKFTGSAYAFVGAFLIVLVWAVSGPFFDYSETWQLVINTGTTIITFLMVFLIQKAQNKDSKAIQIKLNELIAAHEKASNRIVDIEDLTEAELDQLHIYYEKLGELAKKDADIHTSHSIDAAQRNQDYKYEFFKRKHEEWMQKQEQKKESK